TTATAGAATCTGCTTTATCCGTATGGTCTGTAACACTACCGTCACCTTTTGAGATGACAACATGCAGTTCCTCATCATCAATTAAAGCCGCGGCAATCCCAAACATATCACCTGTAGCATAACCGGGCTGGGTAAGTACTGTAACTTTAGGTTTAGGGGTACGTTGAGGTTCTGGTCCTGGTGCTGGTCTGCGATTAGCATCATCCGTATTGGAAGCACCTGTTTTCTTTTTTGTCTTATTTCTTGGCATATTGTTTATTATTACGTTAGGGAACAAATTTCAAGGTAAAGCCCCCGACTGAGTAGAGGGGATCCACCCATTTTTAGAAATTCAGGGTTTACCCGTATCGGCAGACAGTGTATTTGTGTATTCATGTATTCATGATGATTAAATACACTTATATGTTGGCTTATTTTTCTGGATTCTGTTATTGAATGAATCCAATGTTTTATCTAAAAAATCACTCGTAGGAGAATTCCCTTATTTTTTAAAATTCAGTTTTTTCCCTTAATGAAGATTTATTTTGATTGATGAAATTTGTATCAGACAAAAGAGATCAACAATCTCACAGTTAAGGCTTAACCAAGAAATAACAGTAAGGCTGAGCTGAAGAAAAGTCTTTGAAAAAAGATGTTTGAAAATAAAAATAATAGTAACCCATTAAAACCAGAATATGGCAGAAACAGTAAACACCCAGACTACAGATGCAGTAACGCAGACCAATGTTACCGTACTTGGTGAGTCTCCCGCACAGGCTATGAGTATGCTTTACCAGATGGCCACCCATGCCAGTGGAATTTCCATTCAGAATTCTGTAACCAATCAGCAGAACTTGAACCAGCTCAACCCTGCGATTGTTGCAGATGCCATTAAAATTTTAAAAGGATAATATAAAACCTTACAATCATGAGTGAACACAACAGTGAAACCCAACAATCCCAGGCAGCCAATGCTACCACTCCGGCGGAGAAAGCTGTAGTATTTGTGAACAGTGAGGTATTGGCCCCTCCTAAGGGTTCCCCAATGACCGGAGTGACAAAAGTAATGATAGAACAGTCTACAGGAATGATGGTTCAGGATTTACAGTCTTTTTTGAAAGGATTTGAGCAGGTAGGTTTGATTGCATTAAGCAGACTGGCCAATAATTTACTGACATATGGAACGACTTTCGGGCCTGCTCCGGGCAGTAAAGAAACCTCCACTCAGATGGCAGAGCATCTGCAAGGTCAGGATGCAGGAAAAGGAAATGAAATGATGAAAGATTTATTTAAAATGGTAAGTGAATATGCTGAAGTAAAAGCTAAAATTTCCAATACTATTTATAATGTCAACACGCTTCCTGTCTCAGAAGCCCTTCCTTCTCCCCCATCCTATACGGAAGTAATCCCTGAGACTGAAGATCCTGAAAAAAAAAACGAGTAGATCCGGTTCCGGAAGAAGTCACATCAGAAAAGGAAGGTATGAGAAAAAGCTTTATCACGGCTGATCATGGGGGAAAATTAGTATTAAAGTCAGTAAAACTGACACAGCCACTCGTAAAACCAGAGATTAAGGAAGCAGTAATTCCTTCGGAAGAATCTGAAGTACACCCAAAGAAAAAAACAATAATAAGTCAACTCCTTGAAAAAATTAAAATAAATAAAAAATGAATTATTCTTCAACAACCAAACCCGCCAAAATTTTAAACCTGGAAAGTTTAAATGATTTAAACGAACGACTTTATCTGACTAAAAATGGTGAAATCAATTATCTGGACACCAAAAGTGCAGACCCCAAAAAGACAGAACACAATTCGGAGCGTTTTGTATTCAATCTTCAAACTTCTGATATTAATATTCAGCCATCCATAAGACTGGTCAACTGCATCAGCAGAGGAGGTAAAAGATATAATCATTTTCAGTCTTTTGTGGTGGAACCTAAAGATAAATCAACGGGAATTGCCATCATCATGGTAAAGCTGGATGACCCAAAAGTCTTTTACTGTAATGTAAGAATCTTACCTTTTACCACTTTAAGCGAAATTGCCGTTCCTGATTATGATTCAAATCTTCTTACGGTCAATCTCGAAAAATCAAAATGGATATTAAAGACGGATATTACGATTACTCCATCAGACACAGGTGAAGCACAATATTCCGTACATGATGTGGATGTAAGTGCTATTTCCGATCTGGTAGCCCAGGATGAAATAGTAGAATTAAAAAGGGAACTGGAATTTCAGGCATCCAAGCTGATTGCTCATTATTTTCAGGAAATCCTGAGTATTATAGTGAATGAAACGCCTCCAGCTGGCAGTAAATCGCTTATCATTCCGGATGATTATATCCTTACCCTTCCTCCTAATCAGTTAAAAGAAATGTTGTCAGCCAGTGCTGTTTCAGCGTGTGTCGCTTTGGAAATTACAGGATATAATGTAGTAAAAGATATCAACCGGGACTGGAGGGCTGCGGCAGCATTCATTAATTATTTGCTGTAAGTAGGTGCTCACCTATTTCCAACATTATAAAAAACAATACTTATGCGCAGAAGAATCCGCAAAAAGGCCCCCGCTCACAAACCTCCGGTACCTGTAACGGAACCTGAAATCATCGAAAAAGAAATCATGCCTTTTGTTTTAAGACATGAAGATGAAATCATTAATTATATCAGGGATAAAGCCATCAAAGAGACCATGAAATCACTGGCTCCTCTGCTGGAAAAACTGGAAGAAGCCGTGAAACAGCAAGAAGCTCCTCAGGCACAGGCTGCCACACCGGCTCAGGATGATCCTCCTATGATGAACTATGAAGAACAATTGAAAAGACTTCAGGAGGCATCAACTGCGAAGGTAAAGGAGAAAGAGCTCAAAATAATGGACCGAATGAATAAACTGAATGCCAGGTTTGGCAATATCCGTCCATAAAAACATCAAAACCAATAGATATTATGAACGAAATTGACACTATCATTATGGGAATGTCTACCGCTGTACCTAATGCTATTTCAACACAGGTA
The window above is part of the Chryseobacterium sp. MA9 genome. Proteins encoded here:
- a CDS encoding RebB family R body protein yields the protein MAETVNTQTTDAVTQTNVTVLGESPAQAMSMLYQMATHASGISIQNSVTNQQNLNQLNPAIVADAIKILKG